A window of Patescibacteria group bacterium contains these coding sequences:
- a CDS encoding class I SAM-dependent methyltransferase: MPAAPPTSWENVADWYGKHQEETGTLLASVVYPGALKLLAPKSGASYLDVACGEGAFSRLVAARTKGHVSGFDAAPSLIAIAKKQALKHAAYAIADARAFSKLYPLNSFDGATCLLAIQNIDEPGKVFQEASKALKPAGTFVVVMNHPAFRVPGASSWGYEGNAKMFRRVDRYLSALEIPIQAHPGTDPTVKTVSYHRPISSYVNALADAGFAVTRMEEWTSNRVSKPGARAKAENLSRKEIPMFLAIKATKV, translated from the coding sequence ATGCCTGCCGCGCCACCGACAAGTTGGGAAAACGTGGCCGACTGGTACGGCAAGCACCAGGAAGAGACCGGAACGCTGCTCGCGAGCGTCGTCTATCCGGGGGCGTTGAAGCTGCTCGCGCCCAAGTCCGGGGCGTCATATCTCGACGTGGCCTGCGGCGAGGGGGCGTTTTCCCGATTGGTCGCCGCCAGGACGAAGGGTCACGTGAGCGGGTTCGACGCCGCCCCGAGCCTCATCGCCATTGCCAAGAAGCAGGCGCTGAAGCACGCGGCCTACGCCATCGCCGACGCACGGGCGTTCTCGAAGCTGTATCCGCTCAACTCCTTCGACGGCGCCACCTGCCTGCTGGCGATACAAAATATCGATGAGCCGGGAAAGGTCTTTCAGGAGGCGTCGAAGGCCCTCAAGCCCGCAGGGACGTTCGTCGTGGTGATGAACCATCCGGCGTTCCGCGTCCCTGGGGCGAGCAGCTGGGGATACGAGGGGAACGCCAAGATGTTCCGGCGCGTGGACAGGTATCTTTCCGCGCTCGAGATCCCCATCCAGGCGCATCCAGGAACGGACCCGACGGTCAAGACCGTCTCATACCACCGTCCGATCTCGTCTTACGTGAACGCCCTTGCCGACGCCGGCTTCGCCGTCACGCGCATGGAGGAGTGGACCAGCAACCGCGTAAGCAAGCCCGGCGCGAGGGCCAAGGCCGAAAACCTGTCGCGCAAGGAGATCCCGATGTTCTTAGCAATCAAGGCAACGAAGGTATGA
- a CDS encoding FtsX-like permease family protein, with protein sequence MTTVLRVIKFAGQNILRNFWLSVITVSMMTFTLLSVNVLVALSLVADRAIAYVEDKVEVSVYFKAEATEAHVADAAGFLRALEQVRDVRVTTSDEALERFKARHERDATVLASLQEIGKNPFGPTLVVKARAPGDFPFIMEALDRPQFADDVREKDFTDYQGVIDRIRETTDRARAVGVTVAGTFFAIALLIVFNTVRLGLVIHREEIGIMKLVGATSAFVRTPFLVETVLLSLVATLVSAALVIPAVAAADPALGAFFDGAATLDLLGFYRREGIMVFGIQFAVLAATSMIATGFAMRKYLRV encoded by the coding sequence ATGACGACCGTCTTGCGCGTCATCAAGTTCGCCGGCCAGAATATCTTGCGTAACTTCTGGCTGTCCGTCATCACCGTGAGCATGATGACCTTCACGCTCCTGTCCGTGAACGTGCTGGTGGCGCTGAGCCTCGTGGCGGACCGCGCCATCGCCTACGTGGAGGACAAGGTGGAGGTGTCGGTGTATTTCAAGGCGGAGGCCACCGAGGCGCATGTCGCGGACGCGGCCGGGTTCCTGCGCGCGCTCGAGCAGGTGCGCGACGTGCGGGTCACGACGAGCGACGAGGCGCTCGAGCGCTTCAAGGCCCGCCACGAGCGCGACGCCACCGTGCTCGCCTCGCTTCAGGAGATCGGCAAGAACCCGTTCGGCCCCACGCTGGTGGTGAAGGCCCGCGCGCCGGGCGATTTCCCGTTCATCATGGAGGCGCTTGATCGCCCGCAGTTCGCGGACGACGTGCGCGAGAAGGACTTCACGGATTACCAGGGGGTGATCGACCGCATCCGCGAGACCACCGACCGCGCCCGCGCCGTGGGCGTCACCGTGGCCGGGACGTTCTTCGCCATCGCGCTGCTCATCGTGTTCAACACCGTGCGCCTGGGGCTCGTGATCCACCGCGAGGAGATCGGCATCATGAAGCTCGTGGGCGCCACGAGCGCCTTCGTGCGCACGCCGTTCCTCGTCGAGACCGTGCTCTTGAGCCTCGTCGCGACGCTCGTTTCCGCCGCGCTCGTGATCCCGGCCGTGGCCGCGGCGGATCCGGCGCTCGGGGCCTTCTTCGACGGCGCCGCCACGCTCGACCTGCTCGGGTTCTACCGACGCGAGGGGATCATGGTGTTCGGCATCCAGTTCGCCGTGCTCGCCGCCACCTCCATGATCGCCACCGGGTTCGCCATGCGCAAATATCTCCGGGTATAG
- a CDS encoding DUF1003 domain-containing protein produces the protein MPRRKATRPAKRGPRQPATRGVSEIFHSKMSQAHSRRMHVAEVLVERFGTLPFLALNAIFFGAWIAANVGLVPGIAVFDPYPFVMLTTIVSLEAIFLSIIVLIAQNRASKIADVREQIDLQVNVQSEREITKILHILDNIQHRLGMKGHDPELAAMKKALDLEWIEDKVLEEMNGTEKGR, from the coding sequence ATGCCAAGGAGGAAAGCGACCCGGCCCGCGAAACGCGGACCACGGCAGCCCGCCACGCGCGGGGTGTCCGAGATTTTCCATTCCAAGATGAGCCAGGCGCATTCGCGCAGGATGCATGTGGCCGAGGTGCTGGTGGAACGGTTCGGCACGCTGCCGTTCCTCGCGCTCAACGCGATCTTCTTCGGGGCCTGGATCGCGGCCAATGTCGGACTGGTCCCGGGCATCGCCGTGTTCGACCCGTACCCGTTCGTGATGCTCACCACGATCGTCTCGCTTGAGGCGATCTTCCTGTCCATCATCGTGCTCATCGCCCAGAATCGGGCTTCCAAGATCGCGGACGTGCGCGAGCAGATCGACCTGCAGGTGAACGTGCAGTCGGAACGGGAAATCACGAAGATCCTCCATATCCTGGACAACATCCAGCATCGCCTCGGCATGAAAGGGCACGACCCGGAACTCGCGGCCATGAAAAAGGCGCTGGACCTGGAATGGATCGAGGATAAGGTCCTTGAGGAGATGAACGGGACGGAAAAAGGCAGGTGA
- a CDS encoding DUF2892 domain-containing protein produces MRRNLAPFDRLVRIALAAILLFAAVVLYQHPVARILAFVGGLFALAEGLSAACPLAAHLGAKGVKDRLDEKALLLIGVVGTQMVLAYEWWSAGWEKVSSPGFVQGIGGTLARFASENPFPWYKDFLLGFASENATVFAQAVQWSQVAIGLTLAAAGAAYVFLKDAESRHNALAVSAIALFGGMLMNANFYLAAGWTGPGTHGINVVMFWTQAILIYVWLSMLMARTKA; encoded by the coding sequence ATGAGACGGAATCTCGCCCCGTTCGATCGCCTCGTCCGCATCGCGCTCGCCGCGATCCTCCTCTTCGCCGCGGTCGTGCTCTATCAACATCCGGTTGCCAGGATCCTGGCATTCGTCGGCGGACTTTTCGCGCTCGCGGAAGGCCTGTCCGCCGCCTGTCCGCTTGCCGCGCATCTGGGGGCGAAGGGCGTGAAGGATCGCCTCGACGAGAAGGCCTTGCTGCTCATAGGCGTGGTCGGGACGCAGATGGTGCTCGCGTACGAGTGGTGGTCCGCGGGATGGGAAAAGGTGTCGAGCCCCGGATTCGTCCAGGGCATCGGCGGCACGCTCGCGCGTTTCGCGAGCGAGAACCCGTTCCCGTGGTATAAGGATTTCCTCCTCGGGTTCGCGAGCGAGAACGCGACAGTGTTTGCGCAAGCGGTGCAGTGGAGCCAGGTCGCCATCGGCCTGACGCTCGCCGCCGCCGGGGCCGCCTACGTCTTCCTGAAGGACGCGGAATCCCGACACAACGCCTTAGCCGTTTCCGCCATCGCCTTGTTCGGCGGGATGCTCATGAACGCCAACTTCTATCTGGCGGCCGGCTGGACAGGTCCGGGCACTCATGGCATAAATGTGGTGATGTTCTGGACCCAGGCGATCCTTATCTACGTCTGGCTCTCGATGCTCATGGCAAGAACGAAGGCATGA
- a CDS encoding nicotinamide-nucleotide adenylyltransferase (catalyzes the formation of NAD+ from nicotinamide ribonucleotide and ATP), translating to MPTKFTCLFPGRFQPFHNGHMLVVKGMAKLCGKLVVAIGSSDKSGTNENPFTAEERRDMIQRALQGEDIIPNFDVEFVMVPDMASDEAWAKAVLEKAGEVHQVWTGNPATKAPFVALGKEVKDIKEVPGISATDVRAMMKAGGDWKAKVPEEVAATISALNGVERVKGK from the coding sequence ATGCCTACCAAATTCACCTGCCTGTTCCCAGGCCGTTTCCAGCCGTTCCACAACGGCCACATGCTGGTCGTGAAGGGAATGGCCAAGCTATGCGGCAAGCTGGTAGTGGCGATCGGTTCCTCCGACAAGAGCGGCACGAACGAAAACCCGTTCACGGCCGAGGAGCGCCGCGACATGATCCAGCGCGCGCTGCAGGGCGAGGACATCATCCCAAACTTCGACGTGGAGTTCGTCATGGTCCCGGACATGGCTTCTGATGAGGCGTGGGCCAAGGCCGTGTTGGAAAAGGCAGGCGAGGTGCACCAGGTGTGGACCGGCAACCCGGCCACCAAGGCGCCATTCGTCGCGCTCGGCAAGGAGGTGAAGGACATCAAGGAGGTGCCGGGCATCAGCGCGACGGACGTACGCGCGATGATGAAAGCAGGGGGCGACTGGAAGGCGAAGGTGCCGGAAGAGGTCGCGGCCACCATCTCGGCGCTCAACGGGGTGGAACGGGTGAAAGGGAAATAA
- a CDS encoding DUF362 domain-containing protein, with the protein MGYTFDTMVQVSVIRGENRRENVRRAIEALPPDVLAGLVSARSVLIKPNLVHHLNQLASTHADAVRAVLDVVRSKTAAPVVIADASYHGTKAAFRHFGYENLPGEYPDVRLFDLNDDATVPGTYVKRDGSLGPMGIAKTVAESDFTVDLTVMKTHRDVGVSLCVKNWTIGTWVAASSIGLSGRIWARAPYLHAQGNDAHHETIAELLRQTKPDLCVVDAFLAMEGDGPTHGDPVEMKLALAGTDAVAVDSIGCRLMGIDPSGIRYLALASQRGYGVLDETRIDVVGETDWKRSIKFFVRP; encoded by the coding sequence ATGGGATATACTTTCGACACTATGGTACAGGTATCTGTCATCCGTGGGGAAAACCGCAGGGAAAACGTCCGACGAGCCATCGAGGCGTTGCCTCCCGATGTCCTCGCGGGGCTCGTGTCGGCCCGTTCGGTACTCATCAAGCCAAACCTGGTGCACCACTTGAACCAGCTCGCCTCGACGCATGCGGACGCGGTACGGGCCGTGCTCGACGTCGTCCGTTCGAAGACGGCCGCGCCCGTCGTCATCGCCGACGCCTCGTATCACGGCACCAAGGCCGCGTTCCGCCATTTCGGGTACGAGAACCTGCCTGGCGAATACCCGGACGTCCGGCTGTTTGACCTGAACGACGACGCGACCGTGCCGGGCACGTACGTGAAGCGCGACGGATCGCTCGGGCCCATGGGAATCGCGAAAACGGTCGCGGAATCCGATTTTACGGTCGACCTGACGGTCATGAAGACCCATCGCGACGTCGGCGTCTCCTTGTGCGTGAAGAATTGGACCATCGGCACGTGGGTGGCGGCTTCCAGCATCGGGCTTTCGGGCCGGATCTGGGCGCGCGCTCCGTACCTGCACGCGCAGGGGAACGACGCCCACCACGAGACGATCGCGGAGCTCCTGCGCCAGACCAAGCCCGACCTGTGCGTCGTGGACGCCTTCCTCGCCATGGAAGGGGACGGACCCACGCATGGCGACCCGGTCGAGATGAAGCTCGCCCTCGCCGGCACGGACGCGGTCGCGGTCGATTCGATCGGTTGCCGGCTCATGGGCATCGATCCCTCGGGCATCCGCTATCTTGCCCTGGCGTCGCAGCGGGGGTACGGTGTGTTGGATGAAACGCGGATCGACGTGGTCGGCGAGACGGACTGGAAGAGGTCCATAAAATTTTTTGTCAGGCCTTAG
- the murI gene encoding glutamate racemase has translation MLGIFDSGFGGLTVLKDIHRRLPSLSTVYLGDNARAPYGTRPQDEIFAFTLEGVRALFGMGCPLVILACNTASTNALRRIQQEILPTEFPDRRVLGVIRPTVERIGAAERVGVFATPATVASGAYERELGGPVPQIDCPGLVDMIEQGRDRTQDADEMVAGFCEEMMALDPRLETALLGCTHYPLVEGLFKKHLPEDVRILGQGPIVADALADYLDRHPDISARIRTDGERTYLTTANSVDDSLASRFYGKPISFTPTS, from the coding sequence ATGCTGGGCATATTCGACTCCGGATTCGGCGGGCTCACGGTGCTCAAGGACATCCACCGCCGCCTTCCTTCCCTCTCCACCGTCTACCTCGGCGACAACGCCCGGGCGCCGTACGGGACCAGGCCCCAGGACGAGATCTTCGCGTTCACGCTCGAAGGGGTGCGCGCCTTGTTCGGGATGGGCTGCCCGCTCGTGATCCTCGCCTGCAACACGGCGAGCACCAACGCCTTGCGGCGCATCCAGCAGGAAATCCTTCCGACGGAATTCCCGGACCGTCGCGTGCTGGGAGTCATCCGCCCGACCGTGGAGCGCATCGGCGCGGCCGAACGCGTGGGCGTGTTCGCGACGCCGGCCACCGTCGCAAGCGGTGCGTATGAACGCGAGCTGGGCGGACCGGTCCCGCAAATCGACTGTCCCGGACTCGTGGACATGATCGAACAAGGCCGCGACCGTACGCAAGATGCCGACGAGATGGTGGCCGGATTCTGCGAGGAGATGATGGCGCTCGATCCCCGACTGGAAACCGCCCTCTTGGGCTGCACCCACTATCCGCTCGTCGAGGGTCTGTTCAAAAAACACCTTCCCGAAGACGTGCGGATCCTCGGCCAAGGCCCCATCGTCGCGGACGCGCTCGCGGACTATCTCGACAGGCACCCTGACATTTCCGCGCGCATCAGGACGGACGGGGAGAGAACGTATCTGACGACCGCGAACTCCGTGGACGACTCGCTCGCTTCCAGGTTTTATGGCAAGCCGATAAGCTTCACCCCGACCAGTTGA
- a CDS encoding AarF/ABC1/UbiB kinase family protein, with translation MAVMRRPHLKRVREVVGVFYDLGFGAWISRMKLQFVVPIHKRWMRRTGGPADLPCPIEEEAMTELSDVPKKLRLAFERLGGTYVKLGQMLSLRADLVTQPVADELRKLQDRVPPFPFEQVKASIEKELGKPLTKLFRSFDKKPVGAASLAQVHRAVLPNGKTVAVKVLRPNIEALAREDIALLRWLARLLEDHVPATRPYQPRRVIDEFREWTLRELNLVNEGVNIEHFRTLYKDDEQVFIPGVHWTHTNPRILTTDFSHGIHMDDFASYRKIRCSRKVVAEIGARLVYSQFFEHGFFHGDPHPGNFFVLPNNVVCLHDFGIVGHIDDKTRRELIGCFVDFLEKNANGAVNHMLHMARTDNRSDVDGFRRDVTVILERWFYSPTAGERLSMAFYRTVVSGASHGVTFPSSVVLLAKAIVTMEGMALLLDPKFDVAEKLRPYLQRIMTLDLTPERIAKRGRDVLLDAANLLEDIPEAARKLMKLVQSEEIGIKVDATDFDAIKEEIDRQADIKFLTLFLVADLLATAVLLHLEGVERIAGIPFGAAGVVIGTVLGLLVLSKIRQKPS, from the coding sequence ATGGCCGTCATGCGCCGTCCGCATCTGAAACGCGTCCGCGAAGTGGTCGGCGTCTTTTACGACCTCGGGTTCGGCGCGTGGATCAGCCGGATGAAGCTGCAGTTCGTCGTCCCGATCCACAAGCGATGGATGAGGCGAACAGGCGGACCTGCGGACCTTCCTTGTCCGATCGAAGAAGAAGCGATGACGGAACTCTCGGATGTTCCTAAAAAACTCCGTCTGGCCTTCGAGCGTCTGGGCGGCACGTACGTGAAGCTCGGACAGATGTTGAGTCTGCGCGCCGATCTGGTGACGCAGCCGGTCGCCGACGAGCTCCGTAAGCTGCAAGACAGGGTCCCGCCGTTCCCGTTCGAGCAGGTCAAGGCCTCGATCGAGAAGGAACTCGGGAAGCCGCTAACGAAGCTGTTCAGGTCTTTCGACAAGAAACCCGTCGGCGCCGCGTCGCTCGCCCAAGTCCACCGCGCCGTGTTGCCGAACGGAAAAACCGTCGCGGTAAAGGTTTTGCGTCCGAATATCGAGGCGCTTGCCCGGGAGGACATCGCCTTGCTGCGATGGCTCGCAAGGCTTCTGGAGGACCATGTCCCTGCAACCCGTCCGTATCAGCCTCGCCGGGTGATTGACGAATTTCGGGAATGGACGCTCCGCGAGCTCAACCTGGTGAACGAGGGAGTCAACATCGAGCATTTCCGAACGCTTTACAAAGACGACGAACAGGTCTTTATCCCAGGCGTCCACTGGACACACACGAACCCGCGCATCCTGACGACCGACTTCAGCCATGGAATCCACATGGACGATTTCGCGTCGTATAGGAAAATTCGTTGTTCGCGGAAGGTCGTGGCCGAAATCGGCGCCAGGCTCGTCTACAGCCAGTTCTTTGAACACGGGTTTTTTCATGGCGATCCTCATCCGGGAAACTTCTTCGTCCTGCCGAACAACGTCGTATGCCTGCATGATTTCGGCATCGTCGGGCACATCGACGACAAGACGCGGCGCGAACTGATCGGCTGCTTCGTCGACTTCCTGGAGAAGAACGCTAACGGGGCCGTCAACCACATGCTCCATATGGCGCGCACGGACAACCGGTCGGACGTGGACGGGTTCCGGCGGGACGTCACGGTCATCCTGGAGCGTTGGTTCTATTCCCCGACGGCCGGAGAACGCCTGTCCATGGCGTTTTATCGCACGGTCGTGAGCGGCGCGTCGCACGGGGTGACATTCCCCTCAAGCGTCGTCCTGCTCGCGAAAGCCATCGTCACTATGGAGGGCATGGCGCTCCTGCTCGATCCGAAATTCGACGTCGCGGAAAAGCTACGGCCGTACCTCCAGCGGATCATGACCCTGGACCTCACGCCGGAGCGTATCGCGAAACGCGGCCGTGACGTGCTGCTCGACGCCGCGAACCTCCTCGAAGACATTCCCGAGGCAGCGCGTAAGCTCATGAAGCTCGTGCAAAGCGAAGAAATCGGGATCAAGGTCGACGCGACGGATTTCGACGCGATCAAGGAGGAGATCGACCGTCAGGCCGACATCAAGTTCCTCACGCTTTTTCTTGTGGCCGACCTGCTCGCGACCGCCGTCCTGCTCCATCTGGAAGGGGTGGAACGCATCGCCGGCATCCCATTCGGGGCTGCCGGCGTGGTGATCGGAACCGTGCTTGGCCTGCTCGTCCTGTCGAAAATCAGGCAAAAACCCTCCTGA
- the ftsE gene encoding cell division ATP-binding protein FtsE, with the protein MIELKNVSKVYPPNVVGLRDVSLHVKPGEFVSIVGQSGTGKTTLAKMLFAEERPSHGRITVGGWDITAIPDRDVPLLRRQIGVVFQDFKLLPRKTVFENVAFALEVAGERGKRIREVVPQVLKIVNLHEKGGRYPDQLSGGEQQRVVIARSLVHRPKILVADEPTGNLDTVNTQEIIELLKTINSFGTTVVLVTHNRDVVNALRKRVISLSGGEVTSDEEEGRYKL; encoded by the coding sequence GTGATCGAACTCAAAAACGTCTCGAAAGTGTATCCGCCGAACGTCGTGGGGCTGCGCGACGTGAGTTTGCATGTGAAGCCCGGCGAGTTCGTCTCGATCGTGGGACAAAGCGGCACGGGCAAGACCACGCTCGCCAAGATGCTGTTCGCGGAGGAGCGCCCGAGCCACGGCCGCATCACCGTCGGCGGGTGGGACATCACCGCGATCCCGGACCGCGACGTGCCGCTCTTGCGCCGCCAGATCGGCGTGGTGTTCCAGGATTTCAAGCTGCTGCCGAGGAAGACCGTGTTCGAGAACGTGGCGTTCGCGCTCGAGGTCGCGGGGGAACGCGGGAAACGCATCCGCGAGGTGGTGCCGCAGGTGCTGAAGATCGTGAACCTGCACGAGAAGGGCGGACGCTATCCCGACCAGCTCTCCGGCGGCGAGCAGCAGCGCGTGGTGATCGCCCGCTCGCTCGTCCATCGCCCCAAGATCCTGGTGGCCGACGAGCCCACCGGCAACCTGGACACCGTGAACACCCAGGAGATCATCGAGCTCCTCAAGACCATCAATTCCTTCGGCACGACGGTCGTCCTCGTCACGCATAACCGCGACGTGGTGAACGCCCTGCGCAAGCGGGTCATCAGCCTTTCCGGCGGGGAAGTCACGTCCGACGAGGAAGAAGGACGATATAAGCTATGA
- a CDS encoding septum formation initiator family protein: MPDMPEHRPSAISRLLHFRALFAVNLGVLALLGAAFGREWMRNRDIRDQIADLQGKAAALEARNVRIGELATMLQTESAIEREARLKLGLKKPGESVVVVRRDEGTASAADRGASEPVDPRGVANSSKWWAYFFDQPRYRTLVQK; this comes from the coding sequence ATGCCTGATATGCCGGAGCATCGCCCGAGCGCCATCAGCCGCCTGCTCCATTTCCGGGCCCTGTTCGCGGTGAACCTCGGGGTGTTGGCGCTCCTTGGCGCCGCGTTCGGGCGCGAGTGGATGCGCAACCGCGACATCCGCGACCAGATCGCGGACCTGCAGGGCAAGGCCGCGGCGCTCGAGGCGCGCAACGTGCGCATCGGGGAGCTCGCCACCATGCTGCAGACGGAATCCGCGATCGAGCGGGAAGCGCGGCTCAAGCTCGGGCTCAAGAAGCCCGGCGAATCCGTGGTGGTGGTCCGTCGCGATGAGGGGACGGCATCGGCCGCGGACCGCGGCGCCAGCGAGCCTGTCGACCCGCGCGGGGTCGCGAACTCCTCCAAGTGGTGGGCGTATTTCTTCGACCAGCCGCGATACCGGACGTTGGTCCAGAAATGA
- the murE gene encoding UDP-N-acetylmuramyl-tripeptide synthetase yields MLYLTGDMLKSLLRKLVPEPVISLYHLGLAHLAAYWYGHPSRHLVVIGVTGTNGKSSTVQFLGRMLEQMGEKVGWTTTASFKVGAHEWANDKKMTMLGRFQTQKLLQAMVLNGCGYAIVETSSQGIEQFRHIGIDYDVAVFTNLTPEHIEAHGGFEHYKKAKGKLFSHLEEGDDKTIGGRTFAKAAVVNVDDAHAPFFLGFGTERQYGFGLEGRTNPEAAIARFVPVIARNVHSSGSCSVFSVDHVAFHLKPVGTFNVYNALAAASACRALGFEWGAIAKAMGKLASVPGRLEAIDEGQPFTAIVDYAYEPYALKALYDAVGLMKHGRVIHVTGSAGGGRDVWRRAEIGKLAAAHADVVIVTNEDPYDEPPMEIIDQVAKGAEEAGGVEGETLFRVMDRAEAIDKAIGMAQPGDLVLVTGKGSEPVMAVAHGKKLPWDDRVAVRKALKAL; encoded by the coding sequence ATGCTATACTTAACCGGCGACATGCTCAAATCCCTCCTGCGCAAGCTGGTCCCCGAACCGGTGATTTCTCTGTATCACCTTGGCTTAGCGCACCTGGCGGCCTATTGGTACGGCCACCCGTCCAGGCATCTCGTGGTGATCGGGGTGACGGGCACCAACGGCAAGTCGAGCACGGTGCAGTTCCTGGGCCGGATGCTCGAGCAGATGGGGGAGAAGGTGGGATGGACCACCACGGCCAGCTTCAAGGTCGGGGCTCACGAGTGGGCGAACGACAAGAAGATGACGATGCTCGGGCGGTTCCAAACGCAGAAGCTGCTTCAGGCCATGGTGCTCAACGGGTGCGGATACGCCATCGTGGAGACCTCGTCGCAGGGGATCGAGCAGTTCCGCCACATCGGCATCGATTACGACGTGGCCGTGTTCACGAACCTCACGCCCGAGCACATCGAGGCGCACGGCGGGTTCGAGCATTACAAGAAGGCCAAGGGGAAGCTGTTCTCGCATCTCGAGGAAGGCGACGACAAGACGATTGGCGGTCGGACGTTCGCCAAGGCGGCGGTGGTGAACGTGGACGACGCGCATGCGCCGTTTTTCCTCGGCTTCGGGACCGAGCGTCAGTACGGGTTCGGCCTTGAAGGACGGACGAATCCCGAAGCGGCCATCGCCCGGTTCGTGCCGGTCATCGCGCGCAACGTCCATTCCTCCGGCTCCTGTTCGGTGTTCTCGGTGGATCACGTGGCGTTCCACCTGAAGCCGGTGGGCACGTTCAACGTGTACAACGCGCTCGCCGCCGCCTCCGCCTGCCGCGCGCTCGGGTTCGAGTGGGGCGCGATCGCGAAGGCGATGGGTAAGCTCGCGTCCGTTCCCGGCCGCCTGGAGGCGATCGACGAAGGGCAGCCATTCACCGCGATCGTCGATTACGCCTACGAGCCCTACGCGCTCAAGGCGCTTTACGACGCCGTGGGGCTCATGAAGCACGGCCGCGTCATCCATGTCACCGGTTCGGCCGGCGGCGGACGCGACGTCTGGCGCCGCGCGGAGATCGGCAAGCTGGCCGCCGCGCATGCCGACGTGGTAATCGTCACCAATGAGGATCCCTACGACGAGCCACCCATGGAGATCATCGATCAAGTGGCGAAAGGGGCCGAAGAGGCCGGAGGGGTCGAAGGGGAGACACTGTTCCGCGTGATGGATCGGGCTGAAGCGATCGACAAGGCGATCGGGATGGCGCAGCCGGGAGATTTGGTACTGGTCACGGGAAAGGGCAGTGAGCCGGTGATGGCGGTCGCTCATGGGAAGAAGCTGCCGTGGGATGACCGTGTGGCGGTGCGTAAGGCGCTCAAGGCCTTATGA